One window of the Pieris rapae chromosome 11, ilPieRapa1.1, whole genome shotgun sequence genome contains the following:
- the LOC110996853 gene encoding calcium-transporting ATPase sarcoplasmic/endoplasmic reticulum type isoform X3 yields the protein MEDAHTKSVDEVLGFFGTDSDKGLTPDQVKRNQDKYGPNELPTEEGKSIWQLVLEQFDDLLVKILLLAAIISFVLALFEEHEDAFSAFVEPFVILLILIANAVVGVWQERNAESAIEALKEYEPEMGKVVRGDKSGVQKIRAKEIVPGDVVEVSVGDKIPADIRLIKIFSTTIRIDQSILTGESVSVIKHTDAIPDPRAVNQDKKNILFSGTNVAAGKARGVVIGTGLNTAIGKIRTEMSETEEIKTPLQQKLDEFGEQLSKVISVICVAVWAINIGHFNDPAHGGSWIKGAVYYFKIAVALAVAAIPEGLPAVITTCLALGTRRMAKKNAIVRSLPSVETLGCTSVICSDKTGTLTTNQMSVSRMFVFEKIEGGDSSFLEFEITGSTYEPIGDVYLKGQKVKAAEFDTLHELGTICVMCNDSAIDFNEFKQAFEKVGEATETALIVLAEKMNPFNVPKTGLDRRSTAIVVRQEIETKWKKEFTLEFSRDRKSMSSYCTPLKPSRLGNGPKLFVKGAPEGVLDRCSHARVGTSKVALNSTLKNRILELTRQYGTGRDTLRCLALATADNPMKPEEMDLGDSTKFYTYEVNLTFVGVVGMLDPPRKEVFDSIVRCRAAGIRVIVITGDNKATAEAICRRIGVFTEDEDTTGKSYSGREFDDLPIHEQRAACAKARLFSRVEPAHKSKIVEYLQSMNEISAMTGDGVNDAPALKKAEIGIAMGSGTAVAKSAAEMVLADDNFSSIVAAVEEGRAIYNNMKQFIRYLISSNIGEVVSIFLTAALGLPEALIPVQLLWVNLVTDGLPATALGFNPPDLDIMDKPPRKADEGLISGWLFFRYMAIGGYVGMATVGAASWWFMYSPYGPQMTYWQLTHHLQCLGGGDDFKGIDCKIFTDPHPMTMALSVLVTIEMLNAMNSLSENQSLVSMPPWSNMWLVGSMALSFTLHFVILYVEVLSAVFQVTPLSLDEWMTVMKFSVPVVLLDEVLKFVARKISDATTWNV from the exons gaag GCAAAAGTATATGGCAGTTAGTTTTGGAACAATTCGATGATTTGTTAGTCAAGATTTTGCTGTTAGCTgctattatttctttt GTATTAGCTTTATTTGAGGAACACGAGGATGCCTTCTCAGCATTCGTAGAaccttttgttattttactaattCTTATCGCTAACGCTGTAGTAGGAGTATGGCAG GAAAGAAATGCAGAATCCGCCATCGAAGCTTTAAAAGAATACGAACCCGAAATGGGAAAAGTAGTAAGAGGTGACAAATCTGGCGTTCAAAAGATTCGGGCGAAAGAAATTGTACCCGGTGACGTCGTCGAGGTGTCTGTTGGTGACAAAATTCCCGCCGATATTCGgcttattaagattttttccaCCACCATCCGTATCGATCAGTCCATCTTGACCGGTGAGTCCGTGTCTGTGATCAAGCACACCGACGCCATCCCCGACCCCCGTGCCGTGAACCAAGACAAAAAGAACATTCTTTTCTCCGGTACCAATGTTGCTGCCGGTAAAGCTCGCGGTGTCGTCATCGGTACCGGTCTCAACACTGCCATCGGTAAAATCAGAACCGAAATGTCTGAGACTGAAGAGATCAAGACACCACTTCAGCAGAAATTGGACGAGTTCGGTGAACAACTGTCTAAGGTTATCTCCGTCATCTGCGTCGCTGTATGGGCTATCAACATCGGTCACTTCAACGACCCAGCTCACGGTGGTAGTTGGATCAAAGGTGCCGTCTACTATTTCAAGATTGCTGTGGCTTTAGCCGTAGCTGCCATTCCAGAAGGTTTACCCGCTGTCATCACCACCTGTCTCGCTCTCGGAACGAGGAGGATGGCTAAGAAGAACGCTATTGTCAGGTCTCTGCCTTCCGTCGAAACCCTAGGTTGCACATCTGTCATTTGCTCAGACAAAACCGGTACCTTGACCACTAACCAAATGTCAGTATCCCGTATGTTCGTCTTTGAAAAGATCGAAGGTGGAGACAGCAGCTTCCTGGAATTCGAAATCACCGGATCCACCTACGAACCCATTGGTGACGTCTACCTGAAGGGACAGAAAGTGAAGGCCGCCGAGTTCGACACTCTTCACGAATTGGGCACAATTTGCGTTATGTGCAATGACTCCGCTATCGATTTCAACGAGTTCAAGCAGGCTTTCGAAAAAGTCGGTGAAGCTACCGAGACCGCACTTATTGTACTCGCCGAGAAGATGAACCCCTTCAACGTACCAAAGACTGGACTGGACCGCCGCTCAACCGCTATCGTCGTCCGTCAAGAGATTGAAACCAAATGGAAGAAGGAGTTCACTCTCGAGTTCTCCCGTGACAGGAAATCTATGTCCAGCTACTGCACACCTCTCAAGCCCTCTCGCCTCGGAAACGGACCCAAACTGTTCGTCAAGGGTGCCCCCGAGGGAGTACTGGATCGTTGTTCTCACGCCCGTGTCGGAACCAGCAAAGTCGCTCTCAACTCCACCCTCAAGAACCGCATCTTGGAGCTCACCCGCCAATACGGTACCGGGCGTGACACCCTCCGTTGCTTAGCTCTGGCCACCGCCGACAACCCAATGAAACCTGAGGAAATGGACCTCGGAGACTCCACCAAATTCTACACATATGAAGTCAACCTCACCTTCGTTGGTGTCGTGGGTATGTTGGACCCTCCACGTAAGGAGGTATTCGACTCGATCGTCCGTTGCCGTGCTGCTGGTATCCGTGTCATTGTAATCACTGGAGACAACAAGGCCACCGCTGAAGCTATCTGCAG ACGTATTGGTGTATTCACTGAAGACGAGGACACCACTGGAAAGTCTTACTCCGGTCGCGAGTTTGATGACTTACCAATTCACGAACAACGCGCCGCGTGCGCCAAGGCCCGCCTCTTCTCCCGTGTGGAGCCCGCGCACAAGTCCAAGATTGTTGAATACTTGCAGAGCATGAACGAAATCTCCGCTATG ACTGGTGATGGTGTGAACGACGCCCCCGCTTTGAAGAAGGCTGAGATCGGTATTGCCATGGGATCGGGTACAGCTGTGGCCAAGTCTGCTGCTGAGATGGTGCTCGCTGATGATAACTTCTCATCCATTGTAGCTGCTGTTGAGGAAG GACGTGCTATCTACAACAACATGAAGCAATTCATCCGTTACCTGATCTCATCCAACATTGGTGAAGTGGTTTCCATCTTCTTGACTGCTGCCCTTGGTCTTCCCGAAGCCCTGATTCCAGTCCAACTGTTGTGGGTCAACCTGGTCACTGACGGTCTGCCTGCCACTGCCCTCGGTTTCAACCCACCTGACTTGGACATCATGGACAAACCCCCCAGGAAGGCCGATGAGGGTCTTATCTCCGGATGGCTGTTCTTCAG ATACATGGCGATCGGTGGTTACGTGGGTATGGCGACTGTGGGAGCTGCCTCCTGGTGGTTCATGTACTCCCCCTACGGACCTCAGATGACCTACTGGCAACTTACCCACCACCTGCAGTGCCTTGGTGGAGGTGATGACTTCaag GGTATCGACTGCAAGATCTTCACCGACCCTCACCCAATGACCATGGCTCTGTCCGTGCTGGTGACAATCGAGATGTTGAACGCCATGAACAGTTTGTCTGAGAACCAGTCGCTGGTCTCCATGCCACCTTGGTCCAACATGTGGCTCGTGGGCTCCATGGCCCTTTCCTTCACTCTTCACTTTGTCATCTTATACGTTGAAGTTCTCTCG GCCGTGTTCCAAGTGACGCCTCTGTCCTTGGACGAGTGGATGACGGTGATGAAGTTCTCGGTGCCAGTGGTCCTCCTTGATGAGGTGCTGAAGTTCGTGGCCCGCAAGATCTCCGACG CCACAACGTGGAACGTGTAA
- the LOC110996853 gene encoding calcium-transporting ATPase sarcoplasmic/endoplasmic reticulum type isoform X1, whose product MEDAHTKSVDEVLGFFGTDSDKGLTPDQVKRNQDKYGPNELPTEEGKSIWQLVLEQFDDLLVKILLLAAIISFVLALFEEHEDAFSAFVEPFVILLILIANAVVGVWQERNAESAIEALKEYEPEMGKVVRGDKSGVQKIRAKEIVPGDVVEVSVGDKIPADIRLIKIFSTTIRIDQSILTGESVSVIKHTDAIPDPRAVNQDKKNILFSGTNVAAGKARGVVIGTGLNTAIGKIRTEMSETEEIKTPLQQKLDEFGEQLSKVISVICVAVWAINIGHFNDPAHGGSWIKGAVYYFKIAVALAVAAIPEGLPAVITTCLALGTRRMAKKNAIVRSLPSVETLGCTSVICSDKTGTLTTNQMSVSRMFVFEKIEGGDSSFLEFEITGSTYEPIGDVYLKGQKVKAAEFDTLHELGTICVMCNDSAIDFNEFKQAFEKVGEATETALIVLAEKMNPFNVPKTGLDRRSTAIVVRQEIETKWKKEFTLEFSRDRKSMSSYCTPLKPSRLGNGPKLFVKGAPEGVLDRCSHARVGTSKVALNSTLKNRILELTRQYGTGRDTLRCLALATADNPMKPEEMDLGDSTKFYTYEVNLTFVGVVGMLDPPRKEVFDSIVRCRAAGIRVIVITGDNKATAEAICRRIGVFTEDEDTTGKSYSGREFDDLPIHEQRAACAKARLFSRVEPAHKSKIVEYLQSMNEISAMTGDGVNDAPALKKAEIGIAMGSGTAVAKSAAEMVLADDNFSSIVAAVEEGRAIYNNMKQFIRYLISSNIGEVVSIFLTAALGLPEALIPVQLLWVNLVTDGLPATALGFNPPDLDIMDKPPRKADEGLISGWLFFRYMAIGGYVGMATVGAASWWFMYSPYGPQMTYWQLTHHLQCLGGGDDFKGIDCKIFTDPHPMTMALSVLVTIEMLNAMNSLSENQSLVSMPPWSNMWLVGSMALSFTLHFVILYVEVLSAVFQVTPLSLDEWMTVMKFSVPVVLLDEVLKFVARKISDGKSSWLQGMQWIVLMWAVFFGLVLYGPL is encoded by the exons gaag GCAAAAGTATATGGCAGTTAGTTTTGGAACAATTCGATGATTTGTTAGTCAAGATTTTGCTGTTAGCTgctattatttctttt GTATTAGCTTTATTTGAGGAACACGAGGATGCCTTCTCAGCATTCGTAGAaccttttgttattttactaattCTTATCGCTAACGCTGTAGTAGGAGTATGGCAG GAAAGAAATGCAGAATCCGCCATCGAAGCTTTAAAAGAATACGAACCCGAAATGGGAAAAGTAGTAAGAGGTGACAAATCTGGCGTTCAAAAGATTCGGGCGAAAGAAATTGTACCCGGTGACGTCGTCGAGGTGTCTGTTGGTGACAAAATTCCCGCCGATATTCGgcttattaagattttttccaCCACCATCCGTATCGATCAGTCCATCTTGACCGGTGAGTCCGTGTCTGTGATCAAGCACACCGACGCCATCCCCGACCCCCGTGCCGTGAACCAAGACAAAAAGAACATTCTTTTCTCCGGTACCAATGTTGCTGCCGGTAAAGCTCGCGGTGTCGTCATCGGTACCGGTCTCAACACTGCCATCGGTAAAATCAGAACCGAAATGTCTGAGACTGAAGAGATCAAGACACCACTTCAGCAGAAATTGGACGAGTTCGGTGAACAACTGTCTAAGGTTATCTCCGTCATCTGCGTCGCTGTATGGGCTATCAACATCGGTCACTTCAACGACCCAGCTCACGGTGGTAGTTGGATCAAAGGTGCCGTCTACTATTTCAAGATTGCTGTGGCTTTAGCCGTAGCTGCCATTCCAGAAGGTTTACCCGCTGTCATCACCACCTGTCTCGCTCTCGGAACGAGGAGGATGGCTAAGAAGAACGCTATTGTCAGGTCTCTGCCTTCCGTCGAAACCCTAGGTTGCACATCTGTCATTTGCTCAGACAAAACCGGTACCTTGACCACTAACCAAATGTCAGTATCCCGTATGTTCGTCTTTGAAAAGATCGAAGGTGGAGACAGCAGCTTCCTGGAATTCGAAATCACCGGATCCACCTACGAACCCATTGGTGACGTCTACCTGAAGGGACAGAAAGTGAAGGCCGCCGAGTTCGACACTCTTCACGAATTGGGCACAATTTGCGTTATGTGCAATGACTCCGCTATCGATTTCAACGAGTTCAAGCAGGCTTTCGAAAAAGTCGGTGAAGCTACCGAGACCGCACTTATTGTACTCGCCGAGAAGATGAACCCCTTCAACGTACCAAAGACTGGACTGGACCGCCGCTCAACCGCTATCGTCGTCCGTCAAGAGATTGAAACCAAATGGAAGAAGGAGTTCACTCTCGAGTTCTCCCGTGACAGGAAATCTATGTCCAGCTACTGCACACCTCTCAAGCCCTCTCGCCTCGGAAACGGACCCAAACTGTTCGTCAAGGGTGCCCCCGAGGGAGTACTGGATCGTTGTTCTCACGCCCGTGTCGGAACCAGCAAAGTCGCTCTCAACTCCACCCTCAAGAACCGCATCTTGGAGCTCACCCGCCAATACGGTACCGGGCGTGACACCCTCCGTTGCTTAGCTCTGGCCACCGCCGACAACCCAATGAAACCTGAGGAAATGGACCTCGGAGACTCCACCAAATTCTACACATATGAAGTCAACCTCACCTTCGTTGGTGTCGTGGGTATGTTGGACCCTCCACGTAAGGAGGTATTCGACTCGATCGTCCGTTGCCGTGCTGCTGGTATCCGTGTCATTGTAATCACTGGAGACAACAAGGCCACCGCTGAAGCTATCTGCAG ACGTATTGGTGTATTCACTGAAGACGAGGACACCACTGGAAAGTCTTACTCCGGTCGCGAGTTTGATGACTTACCAATTCACGAACAACGCGCCGCGTGCGCCAAGGCCCGCCTCTTCTCCCGTGTGGAGCCCGCGCACAAGTCCAAGATTGTTGAATACTTGCAGAGCATGAACGAAATCTCCGCTATG ACTGGTGATGGTGTGAACGACGCCCCCGCTTTGAAGAAGGCTGAGATCGGTATTGCCATGGGATCGGGTACAGCTGTGGCCAAGTCTGCTGCTGAGATGGTGCTCGCTGATGATAACTTCTCATCCATTGTAGCTGCTGTTGAGGAAG GACGTGCTATCTACAACAACATGAAGCAATTCATCCGTTACCTGATCTCATCCAACATTGGTGAAGTGGTTTCCATCTTCTTGACTGCTGCCCTTGGTCTTCCCGAAGCCCTGATTCCAGTCCAACTGTTGTGGGTCAACCTGGTCACTGACGGTCTGCCTGCCACTGCCCTCGGTTTCAACCCACCTGACTTGGACATCATGGACAAACCCCCCAGGAAGGCCGATGAGGGTCTTATCTCCGGATGGCTGTTCTTCAG ATACATGGCGATCGGTGGTTACGTGGGTATGGCGACTGTGGGAGCTGCCTCCTGGTGGTTCATGTACTCCCCCTACGGACCTCAGATGACCTACTGGCAACTTACCCACCACCTGCAGTGCCTTGGTGGAGGTGATGACTTCaag GGTATCGACTGCAAGATCTTCACCGACCCTCACCCAATGACCATGGCTCTGTCCGTGCTGGTGACAATCGAGATGTTGAACGCCATGAACAGTTTGTCTGAGAACCAGTCGCTGGTCTCCATGCCACCTTGGTCCAACATGTGGCTCGTGGGCTCCATGGCCCTTTCCTTCACTCTTCACTTTGTCATCTTATACGTTGAAGTTCTCTCG GCCGTGTTCCAAGTGACGCCTCTGTCCTTGGACGAGTGGATGACGGTGATGAAGTTCTCGGTGCCAGTGGTCCTCCTTGATGAGGTGCTGAAGTTCGTGGCCCGCAAGATCTCCGACGGTAAAAGCTCCTGGCTCCAGGGCATGCAGTGGATTGTGCTCATGTGGGCCGTCTTTTTTGGCCTCGTCCTCTACGGACCTCTATAA
- the LOC110996868 gene encoding neuferricin — protein MMYSFLQNNSIKLIISSILIIVGSIYMQNWYFKNNNLDSNISGVQLLLTEEDLSHFNGVRNKKLYLGILGSVFDVSSGKRHYMEGSSYHYFVGKDGTRSLVTGNFKDESEEKYHVLDLKCDDIFAIINWRKTFREKYLYVGMVKGRYYASDGTETEYMKKFKIKLKECKEEKEKLQKQNQSYPPCNVAWSEADGTRVWCSKSSGGIQRSWIGVPRQLYTPGDKKPKCVCIKEDTNMLKPYHGCLSTSTECYINVD, from the exons ATGATGTAttcttttttacaaaataatagtataaaattaataatcagTTCTATACTTATCATTGTTGGATCGATTTATATGCAAAATtggtactttaaaaataataatttagattctAATATTTCGGGTGTACAACTTCTTTTAACTGAAGAGGATTTATCACATTTTAATGGAGTTCGTAATAAAAAGTTGTATCTTGGTATACTTGGATCTGTTTTCGATGTGTCAAGTGGAAAAAGACATTACATGGAAGGAAGTTCTTACCACTATTTTGTag GTAAAGATGGGACTAGATCTCTTGTAACTGGAAACTTTAAAGATGAATCTGAGGAAAAATATCATGTGTTAGATTTGAAGTGTGATGATATATTTGCAATTATTAATTGGAGGAAGACGTTTCGTGAAAAATATCTGTATGTAG GCATGGTTAAAGGAAGGTACTATGCATCAGATGGTACAGAAACAGAATACatgaagaaatttaaaattaaattaaaggaaTGTAAGGAAGAAAAGGAAAAGCTACAAAAACAGAATCAGTCATATCCTCCATGTAATGTCGCTTGGAGTGAAGCAGACGGTACTAGAGTGTGGTGCTCAAAGTCTAG TGGTGGCATACAAAGAAGTTGGATTGGAGTTCCACGTCAACTATACACTCCTGGTGATAAGAAGCCTAAATGTGTCTGTATTAAAGAAGACACAAATATGTTAAAACCTTATCATGGTTGTTTAAGTACCTCTActgaatgttatattaatgttgattaa
- the LOC110996870 gene encoding uncharacterized protein LOC110996870: protein MEKAKSDTELPNKLADLKLMETQSEETESTTRVLRKRKQTSPENKSTNRRVSMKPRKHIPVTETGNSKQIESIYLNNKIKKTSSQTLETIFEEPKNGNTDCNNVMSRRKVKRLLTFHLGSHYTKDKIKRRREKIKKLRGNAFLSRKRIPMDVVLETLEALQSDEETSTKNKTTESVTV from the exons ATGGAGAAAGCCAA ATCAGATACCGAACTGCCTAATAAATTAGCAGACCTAAAATTAATGGAAACACAGTCAGAAGAGACAGAATCTACGACGAGAGTTTTAAGGAAACGAAAACAGACGTCCCCTGAAAATAAATCCACTAATCGTAGAGTTAGTATGAAACCTCGTAAACATATTCCTGTTACTGAGACTGGGAATTCTAAGCAAATTGAGtcaatatatcttaataataaaattaagaagacTTCATCTCAAACACTGGAAACAATATTTGAGGAACCAAAAAATGGAAATACAGATTGTAACAATGTAATGTCAAGGAGAAAAGTTAAAAGGCTTTTAACATTCCACCTAGGTAGTCACTatacaaaagataaaataaagagacgaagagaaaaaattaaaaagttaaggGGAAATGCATTTCTAAGTAGAAAAAGGATACCTATGGATGTAGTACTGGAAACTTTGGAAGCATTACAATCTGATGAAGAGACttcaactaaaaataaaacaactgaaAGTGTAACTGTTTAA
- the LOC110996853 gene encoding calcium-transporting ATPase sarcoplasmic/endoplasmic reticulum type isoform X2 has protein sequence MEDAHTKSVDEVLGFFGTDSDKGLTPDQVKRNQDKYGPNELPTEEGKSIWQLVLEQFDDLLVKILLLAAIISFVLALFEEHEDAFSAFVEPFVILLILIANAVVGVWQERNAESAIEALKEYEPEMGKVVRGDKSGVQKIRAKEIVPGDVVEVSVGDKIPADIRLIKIFSTTIRIDQSILTGESVSVIKHTDAIPDPRAVNQDKKNILFSGTNVAAGKARGVVIGTGLNTAIGKIRTEMSETEEIKTPLQQKLDEFGEQLSKVISVICVAVWAINIGHFNDPAHGGSWIKGAVYYFKIAVALAVAAIPEGLPAVITTCLALGTRRMAKKNAIVRSLPSVETLGCTSVICSDKTGTLTTNQMSVSRMFVFEKIEGGDSSFLEFEITGSTYEPIGDVYLKGQKVKAAEFDTLHELGTICVMCNDSAIDFNEFKQAFEKVGEATETALIVLAEKMNPFNVPKTGLDRRSTAIVVRQEIETKWKKEFTLEFSRDRKSMSSYCTPLKPSRLGNGPKLFVKGAPEGVLDRCSHARVGTSKVALNSTLKNRILELTRQYGTGRDTLRCLALATADNPMKPEEMDLGDSTKFYTYEVNLTFVGVVGMLDPPRKEVFDSIVRCRAAGIRVIVITGDNKATAEAICRRIGVFTEDEDTTGKSYSGREFDDLPIHEQRAACAKARLFSRVEPAHKSKIVEYLQSMNEISAMTGDGVNDAPALKKAEIGIAMGSGTAVAKSAAEMVLADDNFSSIVAAVEEGRAIYNNMKQFIRYLISSNIGEVVSIFLTAALGLPEALIPVQLLWVNLVTDGLPATALGFNPPDLDIMDKPPRKADEGLISGWLFFRYMAIGGYVGMATVGAASWWFMYSPYGPQMTYWQLTHHLQCLGGGDDFKGIDCKIFTDPHPMTMALSVLVTIEMLNAMNSLSENQSLVSMPPWSNMWLVGSMALSFTLHFVILYVEVLSAVFQVTPLSLDEWMTVMKFSVPVVLLDEVLKFVARKISDVNEVVVDKW, from the exons gaag GCAAAAGTATATGGCAGTTAGTTTTGGAACAATTCGATGATTTGTTAGTCAAGATTTTGCTGTTAGCTgctattatttctttt GTATTAGCTTTATTTGAGGAACACGAGGATGCCTTCTCAGCATTCGTAGAaccttttgttattttactaattCTTATCGCTAACGCTGTAGTAGGAGTATGGCAG GAAAGAAATGCAGAATCCGCCATCGAAGCTTTAAAAGAATACGAACCCGAAATGGGAAAAGTAGTAAGAGGTGACAAATCTGGCGTTCAAAAGATTCGGGCGAAAGAAATTGTACCCGGTGACGTCGTCGAGGTGTCTGTTGGTGACAAAATTCCCGCCGATATTCGgcttattaagattttttccaCCACCATCCGTATCGATCAGTCCATCTTGACCGGTGAGTCCGTGTCTGTGATCAAGCACACCGACGCCATCCCCGACCCCCGTGCCGTGAACCAAGACAAAAAGAACATTCTTTTCTCCGGTACCAATGTTGCTGCCGGTAAAGCTCGCGGTGTCGTCATCGGTACCGGTCTCAACACTGCCATCGGTAAAATCAGAACCGAAATGTCTGAGACTGAAGAGATCAAGACACCACTTCAGCAGAAATTGGACGAGTTCGGTGAACAACTGTCTAAGGTTATCTCCGTCATCTGCGTCGCTGTATGGGCTATCAACATCGGTCACTTCAACGACCCAGCTCACGGTGGTAGTTGGATCAAAGGTGCCGTCTACTATTTCAAGATTGCTGTGGCTTTAGCCGTAGCTGCCATTCCAGAAGGTTTACCCGCTGTCATCACCACCTGTCTCGCTCTCGGAACGAGGAGGATGGCTAAGAAGAACGCTATTGTCAGGTCTCTGCCTTCCGTCGAAACCCTAGGTTGCACATCTGTCATTTGCTCAGACAAAACCGGTACCTTGACCACTAACCAAATGTCAGTATCCCGTATGTTCGTCTTTGAAAAGATCGAAGGTGGAGACAGCAGCTTCCTGGAATTCGAAATCACCGGATCCACCTACGAACCCATTGGTGACGTCTACCTGAAGGGACAGAAAGTGAAGGCCGCCGAGTTCGACACTCTTCACGAATTGGGCACAATTTGCGTTATGTGCAATGACTCCGCTATCGATTTCAACGAGTTCAAGCAGGCTTTCGAAAAAGTCGGTGAAGCTACCGAGACCGCACTTATTGTACTCGCCGAGAAGATGAACCCCTTCAACGTACCAAAGACTGGACTGGACCGCCGCTCAACCGCTATCGTCGTCCGTCAAGAGATTGAAACCAAATGGAAGAAGGAGTTCACTCTCGAGTTCTCCCGTGACAGGAAATCTATGTCCAGCTACTGCACACCTCTCAAGCCCTCTCGCCTCGGAAACGGACCCAAACTGTTCGTCAAGGGTGCCCCCGAGGGAGTACTGGATCGTTGTTCTCACGCCCGTGTCGGAACCAGCAAAGTCGCTCTCAACTCCACCCTCAAGAACCGCATCTTGGAGCTCACCCGCCAATACGGTACCGGGCGTGACACCCTCCGTTGCTTAGCTCTGGCCACCGCCGACAACCCAATGAAACCTGAGGAAATGGACCTCGGAGACTCCACCAAATTCTACACATATGAAGTCAACCTCACCTTCGTTGGTGTCGTGGGTATGTTGGACCCTCCACGTAAGGAGGTATTCGACTCGATCGTCCGTTGCCGTGCTGCTGGTATCCGTGTCATTGTAATCACTGGAGACAACAAGGCCACCGCTGAAGCTATCTGCAG ACGTATTGGTGTATTCACTGAAGACGAGGACACCACTGGAAAGTCTTACTCCGGTCGCGAGTTTGATGACTTACCAATTCACGAACAACGCGCCGCGTGCGCCAAGGCCCGCCTCTTCTCCCGTGTGGAGCCCGCGCACAAGTCCAAGATTGTTGAATACTTGCAGAGCATGAACGAAATCTCCGCTATG ACTGGTGATGGTGTGAACGACGCCCCCGCTTTGAAGAAGGCTGAGATCGGTATTGCCATGGGATCGGGTACAGCTGTGGCCAAGTCTGCTGCTGAGATGGTGCTCGCTGATGATAACTTCTCATCCATTGTAGCTGCTGTTGAGGAAG GACGTGCTATCTACAACAACATGAAGCAATTCATCCGTTACCTGATCTCATCCAACATTGGTGAAGTGGTTTCCATCTTCTTGACTGCTGCCCTTGGTCTTCCCGAAGCCCTGATTCCAGTCCAACTGTTGTGGGTCAACCTGGTCACTGACGGTCTGCCTGCCACTGCCCTCGGTTTCAACCCACCTGACTTGGACATCATGGACAAACCCCCCAGGAAGGCCGATGAGGGTCTTATCTCCGGATGGCTGTTCTTCAG ATACATGGCGATCGGTGGTTACGTGGGTATGGCGACTGTGGGAGCTGCCTCCTGGTGGTTCATGTACTCCCCCTACGGACCTCAGATGACCTACTGGCAACTTACCCACCACCTGCAGTGCCTTGGTGGAGGTGATGACTTCaag GGTATCGACTGCAAGATCTTCACCGACCCTCACCCAATGACCATGGCTCTGTCCGTGCTGGTGACAATCGAGATGTTGAACGCCATGAACAGTTTGTCTGAGAACCAGTCGCTGGTCTCCATGCCACCTTGGTCCAACATGTGGCTCGTGGGCTCCATGGCCCTTTCCTTCACTCTTCACTTTGTCATCTTATACGTTGAAGTTCTCTCG GCCGTGTTCCAAGTGACGCCTCTGTCCTTGGACGAGTGGATGACGGTGATGAAGTTCTCGGTGCCAGTGGTCCTCCTTGATGAGGTGCTGAAGTTCGTGGCCCGCAAGATCTCCGACG TGAACGAGGTGGTCGTTGACAAGTGGTAA